One genomic segment of Sphingorhabdus sp. M41 includes these proteins:
- a CDS encoding peptidoglycan-binding protein has product MIAVDIDVLQSIMPRFSGANHSKQARIVEAISGKMQETLAKYEIDTPLRVAHFLAQIAHESAGFRTTEEFASGAAYEGRSDLGNSQPGDGRRYKGRGLLQLTGRANYRALGQKIGLDLEGNPELAAEPVTSLVIACEYWKSRNINRHCDRDDLIRVTKAVNGGLNGLDDRRRYLGKAKTALARVEALGHEANAKPNSRPVLRRGLKGSQVAALQEMLREKGYMVAIDGDFGPATETIVRQFQKNKKLDADGIVGSKTWKALEG; this is encoded by the coding sequence ATGATTGCGGTAGATATAGACGTTTTACAGAGCATCATGCCGCGCTTTTCTGGCGCAAACCATAGCAAGCAGGCGCGTATCGTCGAGGCTATTTCCGGCAAGATGCAGGAAACGCTGGCAAAATATGAAATCGATACGCCGTTGCGTGTGGCGCATTTTCTGGCGCAAATTGCGCACGAATCCGCTGGCTTCCGAACCACGGAAGAATTTGCATCGGGTGCGGCTTATGAAGGTCGAAGCGATCTCGGCAATAGCCAGCCGGGTGATGGGCGTCGCTACAAAGGTCGCGGGTTGTTGCAGCTGACCGGACGCGCCAATTACCGGGCGCTTGGCCAGAAGATCGGTCTCGATCTGGAGGGCAATCCGGAACTGGCAGCGGAACCGGTGACCTCTCTGGTCATCGCCTGCGAATATTGGAAATCTCGCAACATCAACCGGCATTGTGACCGGGATGATTTGATCCGGGTGACCAAGGCAGTCAATGGCGGTCTCAACGGGCTGGATGACCGCAGGCGCTATCTGGGCAAGGCGAAAACCGCTCTGGCCCGGGTAGAAGCGCTCGGGCATGAAGCGAATGCGAAACCAAATTCTCGTCCCGTTCTGCGACGCGGCCTGAAGGGTAGTCAAGTGGCTGCGCTGCAGGAAATGCTGCGCGAGAAAGGCTATATGGTAGCGATTGACGGGGATTTTGGACCGGCGACCGAGACCATTGTTCGCCAGTTTCAGAAGAACAAGAAGCTTGATGCGGACGGGATTGTCGGCTCGAAAACCTGGAAGGCGCTTGAAGGCTAG
- a CDS encoding YncE family protein, with protein MAKKIARFCSAAILFVAASGCSGQLAAESGTKAGTLLVGNKGEDSLSFIDLERGTETARRDTGHQPHEIAISPDGKLAAVVSYGGETIDIFDITAMERIETVSLAPARRPHGILWLDDGRIIATTEGSDNITIVSPPAGETQKREISTIETGQKGSHMLVVTPDKSRAFVSNMQSGTVSVLDLLAMTRIADLPAGTEPEGLAITPDGATVWVADRRGDQLRVFDALNLEQLTIIETGKFPIRIAISPDGATAITSNLGDGALGLFDVATREPSGEIEISGTAESQQVTILFSPDGKKLYVAETGPDTIAEVDLAAGKVLRRFKAGRDGDGLGISLNAHATED; from the coding sequence ATGGCCAAGAAAATAGCACGTTTCTGTTCGGCGGCGATCCTGTTTGTCGCTGCTTCCGGATGCAGTGGCCAGCTTGCCGCTGAATCGGGGACAAAGGCCGGAACATTGCTCGTCGGCAATAAGGGCGAAGACAGCCTCAGCTTCATCGATCTGGAAAGAGGCACCGAAACCGCGCGGCGAGATACCGGACATCAGCCCCATGAAATCGCGATATCGCCCGATGGCAAGCTTGCTGCCGTCGTTTCATATGGTGGGGAAACCATAGATATTTTTGACATCACAGCGATGGAACGGATCGAAACAGTGTCCCTCGCCCCTGCCCGCCGACCGCATGGAATCCTGTGGCTGGACGACGGCCGGATCATCGCGACAACCGAAGGCAGCGACAATATCACCATTGTCTCGCCGCCGGCCGGCGAAACGCAGAAACGAGAAATTTCTACGATAGAAACGGGTCAGAAGGGCAGTCACATGCTGGTGGTCACACCCGACAAGTCCCGCGCCTTTGTTTCAAACATGCAATCGGGAACGGTCAGCGTGCTTGATCTGCTGGCAATGACCAGGATCGCCGACTTACCGGCGGGAACCGAACCCGAAGGACTGGCGATCACACCCGATGGCGCGACCGTCTGGGTCGCCGATCGTCGTGGCGACCAATTGCGCGTTTTTGATGCCCTGAACCTCGAACAACTGACGATTATCGAGACCGGCAAATTTCCAATCCGGATCGCCATCAGCCCCGATGGCGCTACCGCGATTACGTCCAATCTGGGTGACGGAGCGCTCGGCTTGTTCGATGTCGCAACACGCGAACCCAGCGGAGAGATTGAAATCAGCGGCACCGCCGAATCCCAGCAAGTCACCATCCTGTTCTCGCCCGATGGCAAAAAACTCTATGTTGCCGAAACTGGTCCTGATACTATTGCGGAAGTGGATCTGGCAGCGGGTAAAGTTCTGCGCCGTTTCAAGGCTGGCAGAGACGGAGACGGATTGGGTATCAGCTTGAACGCCCACGCCACCGAGGATTGA
- a CDS encoding FAD-dependent oxidoreductase, with translation MRHIAIIGSGPAGYYSAEAAQKKFGDDVAVDIIDRLPVPFGLIRTGVAPDHQSIKAVSRRYEKTNLGDNVRFVGNVTVGEDVSVGELQELYDAVVLATGAPNDRVLDIPGSDLKGVIGSAAFVGWYNGHPDFKDLDPPLDARSVAVIGNGNVALDVARILAKTEDEFAGSDIVGHALDGLKQSKVEKITFLGRRGPHQIAMTPKELGELGQLERAIPVVDAEDFPDLGDDAMLEPGMRKSVTHLRNFQIDEDGAQHKPIEIVFDFFAMPVEIRGDGKVEKLIVERTELDKDLRSIGTGERYELDCQMVISCIGYRTPPIEGVPYEHGRGRFANTDGRILPGLYCVGWARRGPSGTIGTNKPDGFAIVDIIAEDIGSGSNKEGRKGLDRLFDARDVKAVTFRDWKKIEEAEIARARDGSPREKFTDIADMIAARD, from the coding sequence ATGCGTCATATTGCGATCATTGGATCGGGACCGGCAGGCTATTATTCGGCGGAAGCCGCGCAGAAGAAATTCGGCGACGATGTCGCTGTTGACATAATCGACCGCTTGCCCGTTCCCTTCGGTCTGATCCGCACCGGCGTCGCGCCCGACCATCAATCGATCAAGGCAGTGTCTCGGCGTTACGAGAAAACCAATCTGGGTGACAATGTGCGCTTCGTCGGCAATGTGACGGTTGGCGAGGATGTCAGTGTTGGCGAATTGCAGGAACTATATGATGCCGTGGTGCTGGCAACCGGCGCGCCGAATGATCGTGTTCTGGATATACCGGGCAGTGACCTCAAGGGTGTCATCGGCAGCGCCGCCTTTGTCGGCTGGTATAATGGTCATCCGGATTTCAAGGATCTCGATCCGCCGCTCGACGCCCGGTCGGTGGCGGTCATCGGCAATGGCAATGTCGCGCTCGATGTCGCGCGAATATTAGCGAAGACCGAAGATGAATTTGCCGGCAGTGATATTGTCGGCCATGCGCTCGATGGCCTGAAACAGAGCAAGGTCGAGAAAATCACCTTTCTCGGACGGCGCGGACCGCACCAGATCGCGATGACGCCCAAGGAACTGGGCGAACTGGGGCAGCTGGAACGGGCCATACCGGTAGTTGATGCGGAGGATTTTCCGGACCTTGGCGATGATGCGATGCTCGAACCCGGCATGCGCAAATCGGTCACCCATTTGCGCAATTTCCAGATTGACGAAGACGGAGCGCAGCACAAGCCGATCGAGATTGTCTTCGACTTTTTTGCGATGCCGGTCGAGATCCGCGGCGATGGCAAGGTCGAGAAACTGATCGTCGAAAGGACCGAGCTGGACAAGGACCTGCGATCCATCGGTACCGGTGAGCGCTACGAACTCGATTGCCAGATGGTGATAAGCTGCATCGGCTATCGCACCCCGCCGATCGAGGGAGTGCCCTATGAACATGGCCGCGGCCGGTTTGCCAATACGGACGGGCGGATATTGCCGGGACTCTATTGCGTCGGCTGGGCGCGGCGCGGGCCTTCGGGCACGATCGGTACCAACAAGCCAGACGGTTTCGCGATCGTGGATATCATCGCCGAGGATATTGGCTCGGGCAGCAACAAGGAAGGCCGCAAGGGTCTTGATCGTCTGTTCGATGCACGAGACGTAAAGGCGGTTACATTTCGCGACTGGAAGAAAATTGAAGAGGCCGAAATTGCCCGCGCAAGAGATGGTTCGCCGCGCGAAAAATTTACCGATATCGCCGACATGATTGCAGCGCGGGACTAA
- a CDS encoding alpha/beta fold hydrolase, with the protein MQDNFTWNPEPASGIAMQWVEANGLNFEVATAGEGKKLALCLHGFPELNYSWRHQIPLLVELGYKVWAPNLRGYGGSSKPEGVESYRLNRLVEDVAALIDASGADEITLIAHDWGAIIAWHFAILKIRPLTRLVIMNVPHPKCAQREIQHWYQLRKSWYIFFFQLPWVPERIFGRNGAEAIKQAFTNMAVDKSRFPESDMQVYADAASRPGALRSMINYYRALLRTRDAREIGDGMVDVPTLMIWGEEDAAIDIRCTDGTEEWVPDLELHRLPGVSHWVQQEAPEEVNSILREWLSA; encoded by the coding sequence ATGCAAGATAATTTCACATGGAATCCGGAGCCGGCGAGCGGCATTGCGATGCAATGGGTCGAAGCCAACGGCCTGAATTTTGAAGTGGCTACAGCTGGCGAGGGCAAAAAGCTGGCGCTTTGCCTGCATGGCTTCCCCGAGCTGAATTATTCCTGGCGGCATCAGATTCCGCTGCTCGTCGAACTGGGCTATAAAGTCTGGGCGCCCAATCTGCGTGGCTATGGTGGCTCCAGCAAACCTGAGGGCGTAGAATCCTATCGCCTCAACAGGCTGGTCGAGGACGTCGCGGCGCTGATCGATGCCAGCGGGGCAGATGAGATAACCCTGATCGCCCATGACTGGGGCGCGATCATCGCCTGGCATTTCGCGATCCTGAAAATCCGCCCGCTGACCCGGCTGGTGATCATGAACGTCCCCCATCCGAAATGCGCCCAGCGGGAAATACAGCACTGGTATCAGCTCAGGAAAAGCTGGTATATTTTCTTCTTCCAATTGCCGTGGGTGCCAGAACGGATATTTGGCCGTAACGGAGCAGAAGCGATCAAGCAGGCTTTTACCAATATGGCCGTCGACAAGAGCCGTTTCCCCGAGTCTGATATGCAAGTCTATGCCGATGCCGCCAGCCGCCCCGGCGCACTGCGATCGATGATCAACTATTACCGCGCCCTGCTCCGCACCAGGGACGCGCGGGAGATAGGCGATGGCATGGTTGATGTACCCACGTTGATGATCTGGGGCGAGGAAGATGCCGCCATCGACATACGCTGCACCGACGGCACCGAAGAGTGGGTGCCCGATCTCGAACTGCATCGCCTACCCGGCGTGTCGCACTGGGTGCAACAGGAAGCGCCGGAGGAGGTGAATTCGATTTTGCGGGAGTGGTTGTCCGCTTAG
- the dnaN gene encoding DNA polymerase III subunit beta — protein MKATIERAALLKSLGHVQSVVERRNTIPILSNVLIEASADGSIKLMATDLDLQVVETVEAQVETAGSTTVSAHTLFDIARKLPDGSQVQLDAADGKMKVNAGRARFNLQTLPRDDFPVIAEGELPTSFELPASSLIQIIDKTRFAISTEETRYYLNGIFLHVQDEETPVLKAAATDGHRLARVTLPRPAGAEGMPDVIVPRKCVNELRKLLDENSESSVQVDLSASKIRFTLGTAILTSKLIDGTFPDYTRVIPTGNDKLLKIDAKSFAQGVDRVSTIATEKTRAVKMALGDDKITLSVTSPENGKAEEEVPGSYKDDVFEIGFNSKYLMDILGEIEGDTVELHLADASAPTLIRENDKSTALYVLMPMRV, from the coding sequence ATGAAAGCGACCATTGAACGCGCGGCATTGCTAAAGAGCCTGGGCCATGTCCAGTCCGTGGTTGAGCGGCGCAACACTATCCCCATCCTCTCCAACGTGCTGATCGAAGCCAGCGCCGACGGCAGCATCAAGCTGATGGCGACCGATCTTGATCTTCAGGTTGTCGAAACCGTCGAAGCCCAGGTCGAAACCGCCGGGTCCACCACCGTTTCCGCGCATACCCTGTTCGACATTGCCCGCAAGCTGCCAGATGGCTCTCAAGTGCAGCTCGACGCCGCCGACGGCAAGATGAAGGTCAATGCCGGTCGCGCTCGGTTCAATCTGCAGACGCTGCCCCGTGACGATTTCCCGGTCATCGCCGAAGGCGAACTGCCGACCAGTTTCGAATTGCCGGCCAGCTCGCTGATCCAGATTATCGACAAGACCCGTTTCGCAATCTCGACCGAGGAAACCCGCTATTATCTCAACGGCATTTTCCTGCACGTGCAGGACGAGGAAACCCCGGTACTCAAAGCCGCAGCGACCGACGGTCACCGTCTCGCTCGTGTAACGCTGCCCCGCCCTGCTGGCGCAGAAGGCATGCCTGACGTGATCGTGCCGCGCAAATGCGTCAACGAGTTGCGCAAATTGCTCGACGAAAATAGCGAATCATCGGTTCAGGTCGACCTGTCGGCGAGCAAGATCCGCTTCACATTGGGCACCGCGATCCTGACCAGCAAATTGATCGACGGTACTTTCCCCGATTACACCCGCGTCATCCCGACCGGCAATGACAAGCTGCTCAAGATCGATGCGAAAAGCTTCGCCCAAGGCGTCGACCGCGTCTCGACCATCGCCACCGAAAAAACCCGCGCCGTCAAAATGGCGCTCGGCGATGACAAGATCACGCTCTCGGTAACCTCGCCGGAAAATGGCAAGGCCGAGGAAGAAGTGCCCGGCTCCTACAAGGACGATGTTTTCGAAATCGGTTTCAACTCGAAATATCTGATGGATATTCTCGGCGAGATCGAAGGCGACACCGTCGAACTGCATCTGGCCGACGCCAGCGCCCCGACGCTCATTCGCGAGAATGACAAGTCGACAGCGCTTTATGTGCTGATGCCAATGCGGGTTTGA
- a CDS encoding TonB-dependent receptor encodes MNRRILTVFTANIALASPAFAEADPLTDIIVTGQRDKATTDEIESNKEIVSTPDAASLVARAPGAALIDNGGLSGQVQYRGLFGDRILVRVNGQRFSSGGPNLMDPPLHYAPMALVDRIELDRGISPVRKGPGLGGGVNAILKQAEFSDSASMQPQADLTAGYRSGDNSYLTGGLVSLSSERVKLGVIASYEKGDDLQYPGGIIASSSFERLNYGAHAGLKVGDGSLTLSYRRQETDPTGNPPFPMDIQYFNTDFLSLAFEGKLSDNLYLEVEAGHVAVRHLMDNFSLRQGPASPMNLRATFADADSSTASTSLRIGTPDRHVRLGADVEVMDKDVRITNPVNTSFFLTSLNNISGSRIGGFVESRLGFGPIEAEIGARLDHHRMEAGSPLLGSAVPMGPRVLASAFAASDRSWSDDTIDIAARFWSDMGSFKPRLSLARKTRVANAIERFSWLPTGASGGLADGNIYVGDLNLKNEKAWIAEIGFDYQDSRFYARPTLFYRRVDDFIQGVPYDHTPEIIDSPVEMVANMNGDPTPLRFGNVDAEIYGADLDFGWNISGPLNLDGTASYVRAKRRDIDDNIYRIAPPNARVALSWQENTWYLGAELQAFADQNNVSATNDEQPSNGYLLAGLFGHVELTPGLTLDASVENLLNKNYTEHLAGYNRVDGSDVALGARLPGVGRSAFIRIRWTGF; translated from the coding sequence ATGAACAGAAGAATATTGACTGTCTTTACGGCGAACATCGCCCTTGCCTCGCCTGCTTTTGCCGAAGCCGACCCGCTCACCGATATCATTGTCACCGGTCAGCGCGACAAAGCCACCACCGACGAGATTGAAAGCAACAAGGAGATTGTTTCCACTCCCGACGCAGCGTCGCTGGTGGCCCGCGCTCCGGGTGCAGCCCTGATCGACAATGGCGGCCTGTCCGGCCAGGTCCAGTATCGCGGCCTGTTTGGTGACCGGATATTGGTCCGGGTCAATGGACAGCGCTTTTCGTCGGGCGGACCCAATCTGATGGACCCGCCGCTGCACTATGCGCCCATGGCTCTGGTCGACCGGATTGAACTTGATCGCGGCATCAGCCCGGTCCGCAAGGGGCCGGGCCTTGGCGGCGGCGTCAATGCCATTCTGAAGCAGGCTGAATTCTCCGACAGCGCTTCGATGCAACCACAAGCCGATCTGACCGCCGGCTATCGCAGCGGCGACAACAGCTATCTGACGGGAGGGCTTGTCAGCCTGTCCAGTGAACGGGTCAAACTGGGAGTGATAGCGTCCTACGAGAAAGGCGATGATCTGCAATATCCGGGCGGCATCATCGCTTCATCCAGTTTCGAGCGACTGAACTATGGCGCGCATGCGGGGCTGAAAGTCGGTGACGGCAGCCTGACCTTGTCTTATCGACGTCAGGAAACCGATCCGACCGGCAACCCGCCTTTCCCGATGGATATCCAGTATTTCAACACGGACTTCCTGAGCCTCGCCTTTGAAGGCAAGCTCAGCGACAATCTCTATCTTGAAGTGGAAGCCGGCCATGTCGCGGTTCGCCATCTGATGGACAATTTTTCGCTGCGGCAAGGACCAGCCAGCCCGATGAACCTGCGCGCCACTTTTGCCGATGCAGATAGCAGCACGGCCTCCACTTCGCTGCGCATTGGAACGCCGGATCGGCATGTCCGATTGGGCGCGGATGTTGAAGTGATGGACAAGGATGTGCGGATCACCAATCCGGTGAACACCAGCTTCTTCCTGACATCGCTCAACAATATTTCGGGTAGTAGGATCGGCGGTTTCGTCGAAAGTCGCCTCGGATTTGGGCCGATTGAAGCCGAAATCGGCGCACGCCTTGATCATCACCGGATGGAGGCAGGATCGCCGTTGCTGGGCAGCGCAGTTCCGATGGGCCCGCGCGTTCTTGCCAGTGCTTTTGCCGCTTCGGATCGCAGCTGGTCCGATGACACGATCGATATCGCGGCGCGCTTCTGGAGCGATATGGGGAGTTTCAAGCCCCGCCTGTCGCTGGCGCGTAAAACCCGTGTCGCCAATGCAATCGAGCGCTTCTCATGGCTGCCGACCGGCGCAAGTGGCGGGCTTGCCGACGGCAATATCTATGTCGGCGATCTGAATCTGAAGAATGAAAAGGCATGGATTGCCGAGATCGGCTTCGACTATCAGGACAGCCGCTTCTATGCGCGGCCCACGCTTTTTTATCGTCGCGTCGATGATTTCATCCAGGGCGTGCCATATGATCACACGCCGGAAATCATCGACAGTCCGGTGGAAATGGTCGCAAATATGAACGGCGATCCGACACCCTTGCGCTTTGGCAATGTCGATGCTGAGATTTACGGTGCCGACTTGGATTTCGGCTGGAATATCAGCGGGCCGCTGAATCTCGATGGCACCGCAAGCTATGTCCGGGCGAAACGTCGCGACATTGATGATAATATCTATCGTATCGCTCCGCCAAATGCGCGCGTCGCTTTGAGCTGGCAGGAGAACACCTGGTATTTGGGCGCGGAACTGCAGGCCTTTGCAGATCAGAACAATGTATCTGCCACCAATGACGAACAGCCGAGCAATGGTTATTTGCTGGCGGGCCTGTTCGGTCATGTCGAACTGACACCAGGTCTCACGCTCGACGCCAGTGTCGAAAATCTGCTTAATAAAAACTATACCGAACATCTGGCCGGCTATAATCGGGTCGACGGTTCGGACGTGGCATTGGGCGCACGTTTACCCGGAGTGGGCAGAAGCGCATTTATCCGGATACGCTGGACAGGATTCTAG
- a CDS encoding N-acyl-D-amino-acid deacylase family protein, whose protein sequence is MHDLVIRGGTVVDGTGGAPFVADIAIDGDRVSLVGTVAAQGREEIDASGKFVTPGFVDVHTHYDGQATWDDEMAPSSWHGITTVVMGNCGVGFAPARPDRHEWLINLMEGVEDIPGTALAEGMSWNWETFPEYLDELERMPRTVDVATHVPHGAVRAYVLGDREKPGAVPTQDEIDQMSKIVEDGLKAGALGFSTSRTILHRSIDGELVPGTTATKEELIGIGRAMGRVGYGVFEMASDLNKEWDEFGWMGDLSRETGMPVTFAALQSIAKDQSLDEQIANMRAENDNGANIVAQIALRGNGIVMAWQGTVHPFVRHPSWMAMEDLSWDEKYAKLKDTAFKAQLLSETSTPPEQVDIVPVFMIITQGWSMQFEMDLDFNYEPQADESIAARAEAAGKSGAEYAYDLMMADDGKGFIYLPLLNYMDGNLDFLETLQQADDTVNSLSDGGAHCGTICDAASPTFMLEHWVKNRKRGTISIENAIKRQCLDTSRLYGLNDRGVLKPGYLADVNVIDMERIKLGKPWLAFDLPAGGKRLLQKADGYDYTIKSGQVTFKGGVVTDKRPGGLIRGPQMVEMLEAAE, encoded by the coding sequence ATGCATGATCTGGTAATTCGTGGCGGTACGGTTGTTGATGGTACGGGCGGCGCGCCTTTTGTGGCTGATATCGCCATTGATGGTGATCGCGTTTCGCTGGTCGGAACGGTCGCGGCACAGGGCCGTGAAGAGATTGATGCTTCGGGGAAATTCGTCACCCCCGGCTTTGTCGATGTTCACACCCATTATGACGGACAGGCGACCTGGGATGATGAAATGGCGCCTTCCAGCTGGCACGGTATCACCACAGTGGTGATGGGCAATTGCGGCGTCGGCTTCGCGCCCGCCCGGCCCGATCGTCACGAATGGCTGATCAATCTGATGGAAGGCGTGGAGGATATTCCCGGTACTGCGCTGGCCGAAGGAATGAGCTGGAACTGGGAAACATTCCCGGAATATCTGGACGAGCTGGAAAGAATGCCGCGCACGGTGGATGTCGCTACCCATGTGCCGCATGGCGCGGTCCGTGCCTATGTGCTGGGCGACCGGGAAAAGCCTGGCGCGGTGCCGACGCAGGATGAAATCGATCAGATGTCGAAAATTGTCGAGGACGGGTTGAAAGCCGGTGCTCTCGGATTCTCGACTTCGCGGACGATCCTGCATCGCAGTATCGATGGCGAGCTTGTGCCCGGTACCACGGCGACCAAGGAAGAATTGATCGGCATCGGCCGTGCCATGGGCCGGGTCGGCTATGGCGTGTTCGAAATGGCGAGCGATCTCAACAAGGAATGGGACGAATTTGGCTGGATGGGCGACCTCAGCCGCGAAACCGGCATGCCGGTGACCTTTGCGGCGCTGCAGTCGATCGCCAAGGACCAGTCGCTCGACGAGCAGATTGCCAATATGCGCGCGGAAAATGACAATGGCGCCAATATCGTGGCGCAGATCGCGCTGCGCGGAAATGGCATTGTCATGGCCTGGCAGGGCACGGTGCATCCCTTTGTCCGTCACCCGAGCTGGATGGCGATGGAAGACCTGAGCTGGGACGAGAAATATGCCAAGCTAAAGGATACTGCATTCAAGGCGCAATTGCTGAGCGAAACCAGCACCCCGCCGGAACAGGTTGATATCGTGCCGGTCTTCATGATCATCACCCAGGGCTGGTCGATGCAGTTCGAGATGGATCTGGATTTCAACTATGAACCGCAGGCCGACGAAAGTATCGCCGCGCGCGCGGAAGCCGCAGGCAAATCCGGTGCGGAATATGCCTATGACCTGATGATGGCGGATGACGGCAAGGGCTTCATCTATCTGCCCTTGCTCAACTATATGGATGGCAATCTCGATTTCCTCGAGACATTGCAGCAGGCGGATGACACGGTGAACAGCCTGTCCGACGGCGGTGCCCATTGCGGCACTATCTGCGATGCGGCGAGCCCGACCTTCATGCTCGAACATTGGGTGAAAAACCGCAAGCGCGGCACGATCAGCATTGAAAATGCGATCAAACGGCAATGTCTGGATACGTCTCGGCTCTATGGCCTGAACGATCGCGGCGTGCTGAAGCCCGGCTATCTCGCCGACGTCAATGTGATCGACATGGAGCGGATTAAGCTGGGCAAGCCCTGGCTTGCGTTCGATTTGCCAGCGGGCGGCAAGCGGCTGCTGCAAAAGGCAGATGGCTATGATTATACGATCAAGTCGGGGCAGGTGACCTTCAAGGGCGGCGTCGTGACCGACAAGCGTCCCGGCGGGCTGATCCGTGGTCCGCAGATGGTGGAGATGCTCGAAGCGGCGGAGTAA
- a CDS encoding histidine phosphatase family protein encodes MSGIDTKGKRLFIARHGETIFNLAGRLQGDHIHTPLTRTGFAQADEMGKALARHLAEEQPELDLIASNTDRALQTLSVVAEHVGADWHQARSDERLREIDMGEWGGAWYRDLAGQLEIDETERLFVTVAPGGEDYRAIARRLEHWLAEQEFVRDAVLISHGMTSRVLRGLLVGADPHPRFDAPIAEGLPQGSIVQIRDGVEDVIHIGGGEGEKA; translated from the coding sequence ATGAGCGGCATCGACACCAAGGGAAAACGACTGTTTATCGCGCGGCATGGCGAGACGATCTTTAATCTGGCGGGCCGGCTGCAGGGCGATCATATCCACACGCCGCTAACCCGAACCGGATTTGCCCAGGCCGACGAAATGGGCAAAGCGCTTGCGCGCCATTTGGCGGAGGAGCAACCGGAGCTTGATCTGATCGCGTCCAACACCGACCGGGCGCTGCAGACTCTTTCGGTGGTTGCCGAACATGTCGGTGCGGACTGGCATCAGGCGCGCAGCGATGAGCGGCTACGCGAAATAGATATGGGCGAATGGGGCGGTGCCTGGTACCGCGATCTGGCCGGCCAGCTGGAAATAGACGAAACCGAACGGCTGTTTGTCACGGTCGCTCCCGGTGGTGAGGATTATCGTGCTATCGCCAGACGGCTCGAACATTGGTTGGCGGAGCAGGAATTTGTCCGCGATGCGGTGCTGATAAGCCACGGCATGACCAGCCGGGTGTTGCGCGGTCTGCTTGTCGGTGCCGATCCGCATCCGCGCTTTGACGCACCGATTGCCGAAGGATTGCCGCAGGGCTCCATCGTCCAGATCAGAGACGGCGTAGAGGACGTTATTCACATCGGCGGAGGGGAAGGGGAGAAGGCTTGA